The genomic interval GATGCGGAAAGCGGGAATCATCCTGGTAGCGGCGGCAGTCGTGGCGGTCTTCGCGGGGACATCCCTCGCGGAAGGGCTGCGGGTGGCGATCATCGACGTCAACAAGATCCTCAACGACTCCGAGGCGGGGCAGGCGGCGAAGAAGAAGATGGAAGCCCGGTACGAGGAGTTGAAAAAAACGATCGACGTGAAGCAGGAAGAGGCGCGCAAGATCAAGGAAGAGATCGACAAGCGGAAGGTGATGGTGGGCAAGGAGAAGCTCAAGGAGAAGGAGGACGCCCTCCAGGCGAAGCTGAACGAGCTGCGCCAGTTGACCCAGGAGGGGGAGCGGGAGATGCAGACCCGGCAGGGCGAGCTCACCCGCGATGTTCTCAAGTCGGTTGAGGCGAAGGTCGACGTCGTCGTGAAGGCGGACAAGCTCGATCTCGTCCTCGAGAAGTCGGCGGGGGTGGTCCATTACAACGCGTCGATGGACATCACGCAGCGGGTCCTGGCCATGGTGGACGCGGACGGCAAGGCGGCGCCGGAGAAAAAGGCGACGCCGAAGAAATAAGGAGGTGGCGGTGGGAAATAAGTTCCTCCTCTCGGTTCTGGCGGGAAAGATCGGGGCCCGGCTCGAGGGGCCGGACGCCGAAGTGTGCGGGATCGCCGGGGTGGACGAGGCCGGGCCGGGGCAGGTCACCTTCCTGTCGAACCCGAAGTACGCCCGTGCGGCCCGCGAGACGAAGGCGTCCGCGATCATCGCCAGGCAGCCGATCCCCGGCGCCGGGTGCGCGTTCCTGCTGACGCCGGATCCGTACCTCGCCTTCGCCTGCGCCATCGAGCAGTTCCACCCGCCGGTGCGCCTTGCCGCGGGCGTCTCCGCGCTGGCCAGCGTCGATCCGACCGCCGTGCTGGGAAAGGAGGTCCACGTCGGGCCCTTCGCCGTCGTCGCCGAGGGAGCGGTCGTCGGGGACCGGGTCACGCTGCACCCCGGGGCGTACGTCGGGAAGGGGGCCGTCGTCGGTGAGGACACCGTTCTTCACCCGCGGGTCACCCTCTATGAAGGGGTGCGGGTCGGGAAGCGGGTGCTCCTGCACGCCGGCTGTGTGATCGGCAGCGACGGCTTCGGGTTCGCGCCGACGCCGCAGGGGTACCGGAAGATACCGCATGTGGGGACCGTCGAGATCGGGGACGACGTCGAGATCGGGGCGAACACCACGATCGACCGCGCCGTGCTCGGGGTCACCCGCGTCGGCCCCGGGACCAAGCTGGACAACCTGATCCAGGTGGGACACAACGTGGAGATCGGCCGGGACACGGTGATCGCCGCCCAGGTGGGGATCGCGGGCAGCGCCCGGATCGGGAACCGCGTGATGATCGGCGGGCAGTCGGGGCTGGCGGGGCATCTCGAGGTGGGCGACGGGGTGATGCTCGGCGCGAAGACCGGGGTGGCCGTCTCGCTCTCGGCGAACGAGAACCGGGCGTGGTCGGGAGTGCCCGCGATGCCCCACAGGACATGGCTGAAAATGGTGACGCTCCTGCCGAGGCTGCCGGAGCTCTTCCGGCGGGTCATGCGGCTGGAGGGCGGGAAGCCCGCGGAAGGGGAGGAGTGAGGTGTTCCGGATCCAGGAAATCATGGAGCTGTTGCCGCACCGGTACCCGTTCCTGCTCGTGGACCGGATCGTGGAGTGGGACCCGGGGAAACGGATCGTCGGCATCAAGAACGTGACGATCAACGAGCCGTTCTTCCAGGGGCATTTTCCCGGGCACCCGATCATGCCGGGCGTCCTGATCGTGGAGGCCCTCGCGCAGGCGGGGGGGATCCTCGCGCTCAAGGCGATGGGGGGTGAGAAGCGGATCGCCTACTTCACGGGGATCGACAACTGCAAGTTCCGCCGCC from Deltaproteobacteria bacterium carries:
- a CDS encoding OmpH family outer membrane protein, with translation MRKAGIILVAAAVVAVFAGTSLAEGLRVAIIDVNKILNDSEAGQAAKKKMEARYEELKKTIDVKQEEARKIKEEIDKRKVMVGKEKLKEKEDALQAKLNELRQLTQEGEREMQTRQGELTRDVLKSVEAKVDVVVKADKLDLVLEKSAGVVHYNASMDITQRVLAMVDADGKAAPEKKATPKK
- the lpxD gene encoding UDP-3-O-(3-hydroxymyristoyl)glucosamine N-acyltransferase, whose product is MGNKFLLSVLAGKIGARLEGPDAEVCGIAGVDEAGPGQVTFLSNPKYARAARETKASAIIARQPIPGAGCAFLLTPDPYLAFACAIEQFHPPVRLAAGVSALASVDPTAVLGKEVHVGPFAVVAEGAVVGDRVTLHPGAYVGKGAVVGEDTVLHPRVTLYEGVRVGKRVLLHAGCVIGSDGFGFAPTPQGYRKIPHVGTVEIGDDVEIGANTTIDRAVLGVTRVGPGTKLDNLIQVGHNVEIGRDTVIAAQVGIAGSARIGNRVMIGGQSGLAGHLEVGDGVMLGAKTGVAVSLSANENRAWSGVPAMPHRTWLKMVTLLPRLPELFRRVMRLEGGKPAEGEE
- the fabZ gene encoding 3-hydroxyacyl-ACP dehydratase FabZ, which codes for MFRIQEIMELLPHRYPFLLVDRIVEWDPGKRIVGIKNVTINEPFFQGHFPGHPIMPGVLIVEALAQAGGILALKAMGGEKRIAYFTGIDNCKFRRPVVPGDQLRLEITVIARKGPVWKMHGEARVDGAVVAKGDVTATIPDGVEPGGEGEEA